The genomic region CTGGCACGCGACATTCCCAGGACGGACGCTTTCTGTCAGGTTACGGACAGCCTTGCGATGGCGCGCAAAATGTTTCCGGGCAAGCGCAACAGTCTCGATGCACTCTGCTCGCGCTATGAAATTGACAACAGTAAACGTACGCTACATGGCGCACTGCTGGATGCCGAAATTCTGGCGGAAGTTTATCTGGCAATGACGGGCGGCCAGACATCGCTGACCTTTTCCATGGAAGGTGAGCGTCAGCAGCAAAGTGGTGGTGATACGATTCACCGTATTGTACGTCCGACCTCGGGATTGCGGGTGGTCACCGCCAGCACAGATGAAGTAGCGGCGCATGAATCGCGTCTGGATTTGGTTATGAAGAAGGGCGGAAGCTGCCTGTGGCGCGCTTAACTACCTGAAATTGATTAGCTAAGGTGAAAAAACACCCACTTA from Erwinia tracheiphila harbors:
- the dnaQ gene encoding DNA polymerase III subunit epsilon, with translation MNTVNTTRQIVLDTETTGMNMIGVHYEGHCIIEIGAVEVINRRLTGNNFHIYLKPDRLVDPEAFGVHGIADEFLADKPTFSEVADDFISYITGAELIIHNASFDIGFMDYEFGKLARDIPRTDAFCQVTDSLAMARKMFPGKRNSLDALCSRYEIDNSKRTLHGALLDAEILAEVYLAMTGGQTSLTFSMEGERQQQSGGDTIHRIVRPTSGLRVVTASTDEVAAHESRLDLVMKKGGSCLWRA